In Anaerostipes hadrus ATCC 29173 = JCM 17467, a single genomic region encodes these proteins:
- a CDS encoding 4Fe-4S binding protein, whose product MNLRQKRDIRRLARQIIQIIFFLWMPALYTSAFSGVRYVIEQIRAGKPIEHNAFLVMLIALCGFTILFGRFFCGYACAFGTLGDGMYALSQWIQKKVKKKLPWVSEETGRKLQKMKYIVLLVLMLIYALGFTKKFHGTSPWEVFSMLYTGKIPDASYLAGWVIFVLILVGMCLKERFFCQYLCPMGAIFAWLPTLPFSVLDRDRSNCIPKCRACEIKCPVDYQIKRDQKNGGECIYCMQCVDVCPKQNIHLGSGKKLKGNEIVIILLKLVLFIGVCIFAQSL is encoded by the coding sequence ATGAACCTTAGACAAAAGAGAGATATAAGACGTCTCGCCCGGCAGATCATCCAGATCATCTTTTTCCTATGGATGCCGGCGTTATATACATCAGCATTTTCTGGTGTGAGGTATGTGATCGAACAGATCAGGGCAGGCAAGCCGATCGAACATAATGCATTTCTTGTAATGCTGATCGCATTATGCGGATTCACTATTTTGTTTGGCAGATTCTTCTGTGGCTATGCTTGTGCATTTGGAACCTTGGGAGATGGAATGTATGCCCTATCCCAATGGATTCAGAAAAAAGTAAAAAAGAAGCTTCCGTGGGTATCAGAAGAAACAGGACGGAAACTTCAGAAAATGAAATATATAGTGTTATTAGTCTTAATGCTGATTTATGCATTAGGATTTACAAAAAAGTTCCATGGAACCAGTCCTTGGGAAGTATTTTCCATGTTGTACACAGGTAAGATTCCAGACGCCAGTTATTTAGCCGGATGGGTCATCTTTGTACTTATACTGGTAGGTATGTGCCTTAAAGAAAGATTTTTCTGCCAATATCTATGTCCAATGGGAGCAATCTTTGCATGGTTACCGACATTGCCGTTTTCCGTACTCGACAGAGACCGAAGCAACTGCATTCCAAAGTGCCGTGCATGTGAGATTAAGTGCCCTGTAGATTATCAGATCAAAAGGGACCAGAAGAATGGCGGGGAATGTATCTACTGTATGCAATGTGTGGATGTGTGCCCAAAACAAAACATCCATTTGGGTTCAGGTAAGAAATTAAAAGGTAACGAAATCGTTATCATTCTCCTGAAGCTTGTATTATTTATTGGAGTCTGTATTTTTGCACAAAGTTTGTAA
- a CDS encoding FMN-binding protein, which produces MKQLKQYKHFLMKLLNLVLIVGVCFAYHNIATIRAEKEAKIAAENSGLGSWKDGTYEGSGQGFGGQIVVSVTIKNGSIDDIQIKEAKNEDSAYFNNAKKIIDTMKQKQTADVDVASGATYSSKGIIAAVRNALKEAS; this is translated from the coding sequence ATGAAACAATTAAAACAATATAAGCATTTCTTAATGAAACTTCTAAACCTTGTGCTGATCGTTGGAGTATGTTTTGCATATCATAATATTGCAACGATCCGAGCAGAAAAAGAAGCGAAGATCGCAGCTGAGAACAGTGGTTTGGGTTCATGGAAAGACGGAACCTATGAAGGCAGCGGCCAGGGATTCGGTGGTCAGATTGTTGTGAGTGTAACCATAAAAAATGGTTCTATCGATGACATTCAGATTAAAGAAGCGAAAAATGAAGACAGTGCATATTTTAATAATGCAAAAAAAATCATAGATACAATGAAACAAAAGCAGACAGCCGATGTTGATGTAGCAAGTGGAGCGACATACAGTTCAAAAGGTATTATTGCAGCGGTACGAAATGCTTTGAAGGAGGCGTCATAA
- a CDS encoding FMN-binding protein produces the protein MKIIDQLKKVNLIQFVPAIFVISLVGNSVFGYTAPKSEKSKNNSENQVEAATTQAKKKTKKANAGDIDLSKIKDGTYEGQANGYRGLVKVSVTVKDHKITAIKVLSNSDDAAFFNRASAGVIKNILAKQSLKVDVVSGATYSSNGIIKAVKNALTGEEDKSSAKAGGSSAKSAGSVGTADESGTYKDGTFIGTAAGYHGTVKVSVTIKKNKIKSIKILENHDDAAYFNRAKGILLPLMVKKQSTNVDAVSGATFSSNGIIKAVRNALSKAAVNKSSSDSSSTSTTKDTTKKDTTEKVSGTYKDGVYEGTGTGFRGKITVSVRIKKSKIVEIKLVKNEKDDAAYFERAWSEVPFSIIAVQSANTDKVDAVSGATYSSKGIMEAVRDALKKALAKKDTETTVETNNTNNSTNDNNTNTDNSSEDNTTTVPTTPTDQTYTGSAVCEPDEDGDFDAYDLTLEVVVSSDGKVKGIQNIKWSDKSMQSWYKDAEKKIVPQLIANGLDTSKNYDVVTGATCSSNALINAYKNAISKINQ, from the coding sequence ATGAAGATCATTGATCAGTTAAAGAAAGTCAATCTGATTCAGTTTGTGCCTGCGATTTTTGTGATCAGTCTGGTTGGAAACAGTGTTTTTGGATATACGGCACCAAAGTCAGAAAAATCAAAAAATAATTCTGAAAATCAGGTAGAAGCTGCAACGACACAAGCGAAAAAGAAAACAAAGAAAGCAAATGCTGGGGATATTGATCTAAGCAAGATCAAGGATGGAACTTATGAAGGACAGGCAAACGGATATCGTGGTTTGGTAAAGGTTTCAGTTACTGTAAAAGATCATAAGATCACAGCAATCAAAGTATTAAGTAATTCCGATGATGCCGCATTTTTCAATCGTGCATCAGCAGGTGTGATCAAAAATATTCTGGCAAAGCAGTCATTAAAAGTTGATGTTGTCAGTGGAGCAACTTACAGTTCAAATGGAATCATTAAGGCAGTAAAAAATGCGTTAACAGGGGAAGAAGATAAATCATCTGCAAAAGCAGGCGGATCTTCTGCAAAATCTGCAGGAAGTGTTGGTACAGCGGATGAATCAGGAACATACAAAGATGGTACATTTATTGGTACAGCCGCTGGATATCATGGTACTGTAAAAGTTTCTGTGACGATCAAAAAGAATAAGATCAAATCAATTAAAATTTTGGAAAATCATGATGATGCAGCGTATTTTAACCGTGCAAAAGGTATTTTACTTCCATTGATGGTTAAGAAGCAGAGCACAAATGTAGATGCTGTCAGTGGGGCTACATTTAGTTCCAATGGTATTATCAAAGCCGTGCGTAATGCGTTAAGCAAAGCGGCCGTTAATAAATCATCTAGTGACAGTAGTTCTACATCTACAACAAAGGACACAACGAAGAAAGATACAACAGAGAAAGTATCAGGAACATACAAAGATGGTGTTTACGAAGGAACTGGAACAGGATTCAGAGGAAAGATCACTGTCAGTGTTCGTATCAAGAAGAGCAAGATCGTAGAGATCAAACTTGTGAAAAATGAGAAAGATGATGCAGCATATTTTGAACGTGCATGGTCTGAAGTGCCATTTAGTATTATCGCGGTACAATCAGCTAATACAGATAAAGTTGATGCAGTTAGTGGTGCTACATATAGTTCAAAAGGTATCATGGAAGCAGTCAGAGATGCATTAAAGAAAGCATTGGCGAAAAAAGATACGGAAACTACAGTAGAAACAAATAATACGAACAATAGTACAAATGATAATAATACGAATACTGATAATTCATCTGAGGATAATACAACAACTGTACCAACAACACCGACAGATCAAACGTATACAGGAAGTGCAGTATGTGAGCCAGATGAAGATGGAGATTTTGACGCATATGATCTTACTTTAGAAGTTGTAGTTTCATCTGATGGAAAAGTAAAAGGAATCCAAAATATAAAATGGTCAGATAAAAGCATGCAATCATGGTATAAGGATGCGGAAAAAAAGATAGTTCCTCAATTGATCGCAAATGGATTGGATACTTCAAAAAATTATGACGTGGTAACAGGAGCAACATGTTCAAGCAATGCCTTGATCAATGCATATAAGAACGCAATTTCAAAGATTAACCAATAG
- a CDS encoding FAD:protein FMN transferase: protein MKLKKLICIATISVLGVLSFAGCAKKQDAKKTETSSEVSTQEASVQVFAMDTYMNLKAYGKNAQKAVDDAKSEIERLDQLWSAVDKNSEIYQLNQKKKMKVSDETLELIEFAKKKSKESNDAFDISIYPIVELWGFPTQKYRVPSDREIQKLLKNVNSQKIKINKKTNVVTLEKNMKIDLGGIAKGYTSQRIAKIYKKDGVKSGVISLGGNVQAIGTKTDGSRWKVGVQSPDDTESMIGAYEAADEAVITSGAYERYFEKDGKTYHHIIDPATGKPSEKDLKSVTIISKNGTLSDTLSTTLFVMGKDKATSYWQEHSKEFNMILVDENNKVYISQGIKDHFSSDSDFTVIKK from the coding sequence ATGAAACTAAAAAAGTTAATATGTATAGCGACGATCAGTGTTTTAGGGGTATTATCGTTTGCTGGATGTGCCAAGAAACAGGACGCAAAGAAGACAGAGACAAGTAGTGAAGTAAGTACACAGGAGGCAAGTGTGCAAGTTTTTGCCATGGACACCTATATGAATCTGAAAGCATATGGAAAGAATGCACAAAAAGCAGTGGATGATGCTAAGAGTGAGATTGAGCGATTAGATCAGCTATGGTCAGCGGTAGATAAAAACAGTGAGATCTATCAGCTGAATCAGAAGAAAAAAATGAAAGTATCTGATGAGACATTAGAATTGATCGAATTTGCAAAGAAAAAATCAAAAGAATCAAACGATGCTTTTGATATTTCTATCTATCCGATCGTGGAATTATGGGGATTTCCGACACAGAAATATCGTGTGCCATCGGACAGAGAAATTCAGAAACTTCTGAAAAACGTAAATAGTCAGAAAATCAAAATTAATAAGAAAACAAATGTTGTGACATTAGAGAAAAATATGAAGATTGATCTTGGAGGAATTGCTAAAGGATACACATCACAAAGAATTGCAAAAATCTATAAAAAGGATGGTGTGAAAAGCGGTGTGATCAGTCTTGGTGGTAACGTACAGGCAATCGGAACAAAAACAGATGGAAGCCGATGGAAAGTCGGAGTGCAGTCACCAGATGATACAGAAAGTATGATCGGTGCATATGAAGCTGCTGATGAAGCAGTCATTACATCTGGAGCATATGAAAGATACTTTGAGAAAGATGGGAAAACATATCATCATATCATTGATCCAGCAACTGGAAAACCATCCGAAAAAGATCTGAAATCAGTAACGATCATCAGTAAAAATGGTACATTATCTGATACATTGTCAACAACATTGTTTGTTATGGGGAAGGATAAAGCTACTTCTTACTGGCAGGAACACAGCAAAGAATTCAATATGATCCTTGTTGATGAAAATAATAAGGTATATATTTCACAGGGAATCAAAGATCATTTTAGTTCAGATAGTGATTTTACAGTAATAAAAAAATAA
- a CDS encoding 5-formyltetrahydrofolate cyclo-ligase, with product MTKKEARQQVKEWMKKLDKNYIEKADQSIFEQVKELKEFQEAKTIFCYASMKNEVDTWQLIASALKQGKNVGVPLCIGKGIMEVRQIHALDDFEEGAYGIMEPSRRCPILSKEKIDMAVIPCVSADREGRRLGHGAGFYDRFLDGVTFPKILVCYKELMMDQVPTEEHDILMDQVICDE from the coding sequence ATGACGAAAAAAGAAGCAAGACAACAAGTAAAAGAATGGATGAAAAAATTAGACAAAAATTATATAGAAAAAGCAGATCAGTCGATTTTTGAACAGGTAAAAGAGTTAAAAGAATTTCAAGAGGCAAAAACTATTTTTTGTTATGCAAGTATGAAAAATGAAGTTGATACATGGCAGCTGATAGCATCGGCACTGAAACAGGGGAAGAATGTCGGAGTTCCATTGTGTATTGGGAAAGGAATCATGGAAGTGAGACAGATTCATGCTTTAGATGATTTTGAGGAAGGGGCATATGGAATCATGGAACCATCCAGAAGGTGTCCAATCTTATCGAAAGAGAAGATTGATATGGCGGTAATACCTTGTGTAAGTGCAGATAGAGAAGGCCGTAGACTTGGACATGGAGCAGGATTCTATGACCGTTTTTTAGATGGAGTAACATTTCCAAAGATTCTGGTATGTTATAAAGAGTTAATGATGGATCAGGTACCGACAGAGGAGCATGATATTTTGATGGATCAGGTTATTTGTGACGAATAA
- the pfkB gene encoding 1-phosphofructokinase — MIYTVTFNPAIDYVIKVDNLTLGQVNRTTREYIFCGGKGINVSHLLANLGVDSVGLGFIAGFTGDVIESGAKELGFKPDFIRVREGMTRINVKVKSNEESEINGLGPVIHDDELEQMFKKLDELEDGDILVLAGSIPATLPSDVYERIMGRLQGKDIRIVVDATKDLLLNVLKYHPFLIKPNNHELGEMFDVVLKTNDEIVEYAKKLQEKGARNVLVSMAGDGAILITEEGEVHVTPCPKGEVKNSVGAGDSMVAGFITGYLRSNGDYNEALKMGTAAGSATAFSEDVATGEKIMELYKTL; from the coding sequence ATGATTTATACAGTAACATTTAATCCAGCAATCGATTATGTAATTAAAGTAGATAACCTGACATTAGGACAGGTTAACAGGACAACAAGAGAATACATTTTCTGTGGAGGAAAAGGTATTAATGTATCTCATCTGCTTGCTAATCTTGGAGTAGATAGTGTAGGACTTGGATTTATAGCTGGATTTACAGGAGATGTTATTGAATCAGGAGCGAAAGAACTTGGATTTAAACCAGATTTTATCAGAGTCCGTGAAGGAATGACACGTATCAATGTTAAGGTAAAATCCAACGAAGAAAGTGAGATCAATGGATTAGGACCAGTTATTCATGATGATGAATTAGAGCAGATGTTTAAGAAATTAGATGAATTAGAAGATGGAGATATTTTAGTTCTTGCAGGAAGTATTCCAGCAACACTTCCATCAGATGTATATGAAAGAATCATGGGACGTCTGCAGGGAAAAGATATCCGAATCGTTGTAGATGCAACAAAAGACTTGTTGTTAAACGTATTAAAATATCATCCATTCCTGATCAAACCAAACAATCATGAATTAGGAGAAATGTTTGATGTTGTGCTAAAGACAAATGATGAGATTGTTGAGTATGCAAAGAAACTTCAGGAAAAAGGCGCAAGAAATGTGTTAGTTTCCATGGCAGGAGATGGAGCAATCCTGATCACAGAAGAAGGAGAAGTTCATGTAACACCTTGTCCAAAAGGAGAAGTTAAGAACTCTGTAGGAGCTGGAGATTCCATGGTAGCAGGATTTATCACAGGATATTTAAGAAGTAATGGAGATTATAATGAAGCACTGAAGATGGGGACAGCAGCAGGAAGTGCGACTGCATTTTCAGAAGATGTTGCAACTGGCGAGAAGATTATGGAATTATATAAAACATTATAA
- a CDS encoding DeoR/GlpR family DNA-binding transcription regulator has product MLAQERFERILEILREKQSVTVVELTEKLNTSESTIRRDLTELNRQGLLIKVHGGATAIKSVLSREEEVITKSKKHQEEKRKIAKYAASLIKKEDIVYLDAGTTTEMMLDYLREYDVIYVTNGITHARKLMNAGFKVHLIGGEIKAVTEALVGEEALEQLDKYNFTKGFFGTNGIDLKQGFTTPDQKEAAVKKKAMEQCQKTYILSDASKFNVISTIKFADLKKAEIITDHLENKEFKRITNIEEVFS; this is encoded by the coding sequence GTGTTAGCGCAAGAGCGATTTGAACGCATTTTAGAGATTTTAAGAGAGAAACAGTCAGTCACCGTGGTAGAACTGACAGAAAAACTGAACACCTCAGAGTCCACGATACGAAGGGATTTAACGGAATTAAACCGACAAGGTCTTTTGATCAAGGTTCATGGAGGAGCTACTGCGATCAAATCTGTGTTATCAAGAGAAGAAGAAGTTATAACCAAGTCAAAGAAACACCAGGAAGAGAAGCGAAAGATTGCAAAATATGCAGCATCTTTGATCAAAAAAGAAGATATCGTGTATCTTGATGCAGGAACAACGACAGAAATGATGTTAGATTATCTCAGAGAATATGACGTTATTTATGTGACAAATGGGATCACACATGCGAGAAAACTGATGAACGCAGGATTTAAGGTCCATTTGATCGGAGGCGAGATTAAAGCGGTAACAGAAGCATTGGTTGGAGAAGAAGCATTAGAACAGCTTGATAAATATAACTTTACTAAGGGCTTTTTCGGAACAAATGGGATTGATCTGAAGCAGGGATTTACAACGCCAGATCAGAAAGAGGCAGCAGTTAAGAAGAAAGCGATGGAACAGTGCCAGAAAACATATATTCTTTCGGATGCAAGCAAATTCAATGTGATCTCAACTATTAAATTTGCAGATTTAAAGAAGGCAGAGATCATTACAGATCATTTAGAAAACAAAGAGTTCAAAAGAATCACAAACATTGAGGAGGTATTTTCATGA